In Streptomyces sp. NBC_01381, a genomic segment contains:
- the ettA gene encoding energy-dependent translational throttle protein EttA: MAEYIYTMRKTRKAHGDKVILDDVTLSFLPGAKIGVVGPNGAGKSTVLKIMAGLEQPSNGDAFLSPGYSVGILMQEPHLDESKTVLENVQDGAAEIMGKLKRFNEVAELMATDYSDALMEEMGKLQEDLDHANAWDLDAQLEQAMDALGCPPGDWPVTNLSGGEKRRVALCKLLIEAPDLLLLDEPTNHLDAESVNWLEQHLAKYAGAVVAVTHDRYFLDNVAEWILELDRGRAHPYEGNYSTYLEKKAARLKVEGRKDEKRAKRLKEELEWVRSNAKGRQAKSKARLARYEEMAAEADKMRKLDFEEIQIPPGPRLGSIVVEVENLSKAFGDKVLVDDLSFSLPRNGIVGIIGPNGAGKTTLFKMIQGLETPDSGSIKVGDTVKVSYVDQGRANIDPKKTLWAVVSDELDYINVGQVEMPSRAYVSAFGFKGPDQQKPAGVLSGGERNRLNLALTLKEGGNLLLLDEPTNDLDVETLSSLENALLEFPGAAVVISHDRWFLDRVATHILAYEGDSKWYWFEGNFESYEKNKIDRLGADATRPHRATYKKLTRG, from the coding sequence TTGGCTGAGTACATCTACACCATGCGCAAGACGCGCAAGGCGCACGGCGACAAGGTGATCCTCGATGACGTCACCTTGAGCTTCCTTCCTGGCGCGAAGATCGGTGTCGTGGGCCCCAACGGCGCCGGTAAGTCCACGGTGCTGAAGATCATGGCCGGGCTCGAGCAGCCGTCCAACGGTGACGCGTTCCTTTCGCCCGGCTACAGCGTCGGCATCCTCATGCAGGAGCCGCACCTGGACGAGTCGAAGACCGTTCTGGAGAACGTCCAGGACGGCGCCGCCGAGATCATGGGCAAGCTCAAGCGCTTCAACGAGGTCGCCGAGCTCATGGCGACCGACTACTCCGACGCGCTCATGGAAGAGATGGGCAAGCTTCAGGAGGATCTCGATCACGCCAATGCGTGGGATCTTGATGCCCAGCTCGAGCAGGCCATGGACGCGCTCGGCTGCCCGCCCGGCGACTGGCCCGTCACCAACCTCTCCGGTGGCGAGAAGCGCCGCGTCGCGCTCTGCAAGCTCCTCATCGAGGCGCCCGACCTGCTCCTCCTCGACGAGCCCACCAACCACCTCGACGCCGAGTCGGTGAACTGGCTGGAGCAGCACCTCGCGAAGTACGCCGGTGCCGTCGTCGCGGTCACCCACGACCGGTACTTCCTCGACAACGTCGCCGAGTGGATCCTCGAGCTCGACCGCGGCCGCGCCCACCCGTACGAGGGCAACTACTCCACGTACCTGGAGAAGAAGGCCGCGCGTCTCAAGGTCGAGGGCCGCAAGGACGAGAAGCGCGCCAAGCGGCTCAAGGAAGAGCTCGAGTGGGTGCGGTCCAACGCCAAGGGGCGTCAGGCCAAGTCCAAGGCGCGTCTGGCGCGCTACGAGGAGATGGCCGCCGAGGCCGACAAGATGCGGAAGCTGGACTTTGAGGAGATCCAGATTCCGCCGGGTCCGCGGCTGGGATCGATCGTCGTCGAGGTCGAGAATCTGTCGAAGGCCTTTGGCGACAAGGTGCTCGTCGACGATTTGAGCTTCTCGCTGCCTCGCAACGGCATCGTCGGCATCATCGGTCCGAACGGTGCGGGCAAGACCACGCTGTTCAAGATGATCCAGGGCCTGGAGACTCCGGACTCCGGCAGCATCAAGGTCGGCGACACGGTCAAGGTTTCGTACGTCGACCAGGGGCGCGCCAACATCGACCCGAAGAAGACGTTGTGGGCCGTGGTGAGCGATGAGCTCGACTACATCAATGTCGGGCAGGTTGAGATGCCCTCGCGGGCGTATGTCAGTGCCTTTGGTTTCAAGGGGCCTGACCAGCAGAAGCCTGCCGGGGTGCTCTCCGGTGGTGAGCGCAACCGTCTCAACCTGGCGCTGACCCTCAAGGAGGGCGGCAACCTGCTCCTCCTCGACGAGCCGACGAACGACCTGGACGTCGAGACCTTGTCCTCGCTCGAGAACGCGCTCCTGGAGTTCCCGGGTGCGGCTGTGGTCATTTCCCACGACCGGTGGTTCCTCGACAGGGTCGCCACGCACATCCTCGCCTACGAGGGTGACTCCAAGTGGTACTGGTTCGAGGGCAACTTCGAGTCGTACGAGAAGAACAAGATCGACCGCCTGGGTGCGGACGCCACTCGCCCGCACCGTGCCACGTACAAGAAGCTCACCCGGGGCTGA
- a CDS encoding thioesterase family protein produces the protein MSRHIYSCPLRWSDMDAFGHVNNAVFLRYLEEARIDFMFRLAPGDGSPSFSGGSVVARHEIDYVRPLVHRHSPVTIESWVTKIGAASLTIAYEVKDPEQVYVRASTIVVPFNLEAQRPRRITAEERAVLEGYMDDSAGGAEALVA, from the coding sequence ATGAGTCGGCATATCTACAGCTGCCCCCTCCGGTGGTCGGACATGGATGCCTTCGGGCACGTCAACAACGCTGTCTTCCTGCGGTACTTGGAAGAGGCGCGGATCGACTTCATGTTCCGGCTCGCACCGGGGGACGGCAGCCCGTCGTTCTCGGGCGGGTCCGTCGTGGCCCGTCATGAGATCGACTACGTACGGCCGTTGGTCCACCGGCACTCGCCGGTGACCATCGAGTCGTGGGTGACGAAGATAGGCGCTGCCTCGCTCACCATCGCGTACGAGGTCAAGGACCCCGAGCAGGTGTATGTGCGGGCCTCGACGATCGTCGTCCCGTTCAACCTGGAGGCGCAGCGGCCCCGGCGGATCACCGCCGAGGAGCGTGCGGTGCTCGAGGGGTACATGGACGACAGTGCCGGTGGTGCGGAG
- a CDS encoding Cys-Gln thioester bond-forming surface protein, whose protein sequence is MSFARSVFSAGSACTEPSRRRGTSRVAALTLATGLLAAGAIAGAGAAAADEVPQHQGGATATLGGLQTYDQAVIRDGGTSQQVPAGLFEMSVDGGGTLQSYCIDIHNPTQKDAKYQETPWSGTSLNGNKDAGRIRWILQNSYPQVNDLAALARKAGARALTEQSAAAGTQVAIWRYSDGADVDALDPQAEKLADYLYKSARATAEPRASLTLDPPAVSGRAGERLGPVTVRTDADAVSVTPPADSAVSGVKIVGKNGKPVTSAANGSQLFFDVPKGTPDGSAALTVQATTTVPVGRAFASETRSQTQILAGSSQSTVSATASASWAKKGAIPALSAEKNCAKSGVDITASNKGDQPFTFRLMGFKHTIEAGTSRTVTIPLQEDQPYDFTIKGPNGFEKRFKGVLDCRTEGSTIGNKTQPLPDPSPASAGGGTGGDDLAATGGSSATPMIAGIAVVMVVLGGAAMFLLRKKKAPAQAPTDEQ, encoded by the coding sequence GTGTCTTTTGCGCGTTCTGTTTTCTCTGCGGGCTCCGCGTGCACCGAGCCGTCGCGCAGACGGGGCACGTCCCGCGTCGCCGCGCTGACCTTGGCGACCGGGCTCCTGGCGGCGGGCGCGATAGCCGGTGCGGGTGCGGCCGCCGCGGACGAGGTCCCGCAGCACCAGGGGGGCGCCACCGCGACGCTGGGCGGGCTCCAGACGTACGACCAGGCCGTCATCCGTGACGGCGGCACGAGCCAGCAGGTCCCCGCCGGACTCTTCGAGATGTCGGTGGACGGCGGCGGCACCCTGCAGAGCTACTGCATCGACATCCACAACCCGACGCAGAAGGACGCCAAGTACCAGGAGACCCCCTGGAGCGGCACTTCGCTGAACGGCAACAAGGACGCGGGCCGGATCCGCTGGATCCTGCAGAACTCCTACCCGCAGGTGAACGACCTCGCCGCGCTCGCGCGAAAGGCCGGCGCGCGGGCGCTCACCGAGCAGTCGGCGGCGGCCGGCACCCAGGTGGCGATCTGGCGCTACTCGGACGGCGCCGACGTGGACGCGCTCGACCCGCAGGCCGAGAAGCTCGCGGACTACCTCTACAAGAGCGCCCGCGCCACGGCGGAGCCCAGGGCCTCCCTGACGCTCGACCCGCCCGCGGTCTCCGGGCGCGCGGGGGAGCGCCTCGGCCCGGTCACCGTGCGCACCGACGCGGACGCCGTGTCCGTGACACCGCCCGCCGACTCCGCGGTCAGCGGCGTCAAGATCGTCGGCAAGAACGGCAAGCCCGTCACGTCCGCGGCCAACGGCAGCCAGCTGTTCTTCGACGTCCCCAAGGGCACCCCGGACGGCTCGGCGGCGCTCACCGTCCAGGCGACGACCACGGTGCCGGTCGGCAGGGCCTTCGCCTCCGAGACCAGGAGCCAGACGCAGATCCTGGCGGGCTCCAGCCAGTCCACGGTCTCCGCGACGGCGAGCGCGTCCTGGGCCAAGAAGGGCGCGATACCCGCTCTGTCGGCGGAGAAGAACTGCGCCAAGAGCGGCGTGGACATCACGGCGAGCAACAAGGGCGACCAGCCGTTCACCTTCCGCCTCATGGGCTTCAAGCACACCATCGAGGCGGGTACATCGCGGACGGTGACGATCCCGCTGCAGGAGGACCAGCCCTACGACTTCACGATCAAGGGGCCGAACGGCTTCGAGAAGCGCTTCAAGGGCGTACTCGACTGCCGTACCGAGGGCAGCACGATCGGCAACAAGACCCAGCCCCTCCCCGACCCGAGCCCCGCGTCGGCGGGCGGCGGCACGGGCGGCGACGACCTCGCGGCGACCGGCGGCTCCAGCGCGACGCCGATGATCGCCGGGATAGCGGTGGTCATGGTGGTGCTGGGCGGCGCGGCGATGTTCCTCCTGCGCAAGAAGAAGGCCCCGGCACAGGCGCCGACCGACGAGCAGTAA